The genomic window AACACCCCTCCCACCCTGAGCACCCCTCCCACCCTGAACACCCCTCCCACCCTGAGCACCCCTCCCACCCTGAGCACCCCTCCCACCCTGAACACCCCCTCCCACCCTGAACACCCCTCCCACCCTGAACACCCCTCCCACCCTGAACACCCCTCCCACCCTGAACACCCCTCCCACCCTGAACACTCCTCCCACCCTGAGCACCCCTCACACCCTGAACAACCCTCCCACCCCTACCAACCCTCCCACCCTGAACATCCCAGACAGCCCCTTTTCCAAAACAAATGTTTTATATAATTAATAATTCTGTTTATTTCCAAAGTCCCTCAAAGAAGTGTGTAAAGACATTGGTTACAGGCTGGAGCAAAACATATTCTGACATGTACTGCAATCATTATACAACTATAATAAAACGTTTAAACTTAAACTGGCAAAACGTTATACAGCTTGATCAATATTACCATCATACTTTAATATTTATGAGATGATAGCAATAGACTGGAAAAAAGTTAAACAAATGTTTTAACATTAATAGTATACAGTACAGTgtatgcagtggtggaaaaagtactcagatgtcatacttcagtaaaaataaagataccttaatagaaaatgactcaagtaaatgtgaaagtcacccagtaaaatactacttgtgtcacgttcgttgaatgacgggtcagaccaaggcgcagcgtgatatgcatacatgtttatttttactgaataaacaccacgacaaaacaataaacgaaacgaaacgtgaagtccaaggtagtacagaaaacaaaccttacacagaacaagatcccacaacccactagtgccaataggctgcctaagtatggtccccaatcagagacaacgaacgacagctgcctctgattgggaaccacaccggccaacatagaaccatacatactagatcgacaaacaatgaccaaacacaacaaggaatatatacaccctgactcaacatataagcgtcccctgagtcagggtgtgacaacttgagtaaaagtctaaaagtatgtgGTTTGAAAtaaacttaagtatcaaaagtaaatgtaattgctaaaatatacttaagtataaaagTAAATGAAAAAGtacaaataatttcaaattccttaattaagcaaaccagatggcgccattttcttgtttttatttatttacgcaaagccagggacacactccaacactcagacataatttacaaatgaagaatgtgtgtttagtgagtctgccagatcagaggcagtagggatgaccagggatgttctcttgataagtgcgtgaatttgaccatttccCTGTCCTGATAAGCGTTCAAAATGTAACATGTACTTTTgggtcagggaaaatgtatggagtaaaaagtacattattttctttaggaatgtagtgaagtaaaagtaaaagttgtcaaaaatataaatagtaaagtagagtacagataacccaaaaaactacttaagtagtactttaaagtatttttacttaagtactttacaccactgagtgtatGACCACCACAGTCACCTACTTCAGAGAAAAGTATTGAGCAGTATAAAAACTAATGTACAGAGTTCCTTTAAAAATGCATAAATGCAATATTCAATGAGATATGTATTAATCAACTTCAGGTCAAGAAACTGCCATCATTAATCAGAAATCAGAAACCCAAATCAGATTGTCATTTGGCGCAGGTATATGATATAGAAAAACAGAATGGATGCATTACAGTTCATAACAACATTCAACAGGGTGGGAGTGTTTTGTATAGTGCAGCTGTACCTAGGATAAGGTGGTATAGTATAGTGCAGCTGTACCTAGGATAAGGTGGTATAGTATAGTGCAGCTGTACCTAGGATAAGGTGGTATAGTATAGTGCAGCTGTATCTAGGATAAGGTGGTATAGTATAGTGCAGCTGTACCTAGGATAAGGTGGTATAGTATAGTGCAGCTGTACCTAGGATAAGGTGGTATAGTATAGTGCAGCTGTACCTAGGATAAGGTGGTATAGTATAGTGCAGCTGTACCTAGGATAAGGTGGTATAGTATAGTGCAGCTGTACCTAGGATAAGGTGGTATAGTATAGTGCAGCTGTACCTAGGATAAGGTGGTATAGTATAGTGCAGCTGTACCTAGGATAAGGTGGTATAGTATAGTGCAGCTGTACCTAGGATAAGGTGGTATACATATTCCCAATCTGGCAGTACAGGGTCATGGCGAAGGCCATTCCAAAGATCAACAAGACCGCGATGCCAAATGCAATCCCCAGGGTAACGAATGCACCCTTCACCATGACGGACGTCACCAACTTGATACAAGGCTTCAAGTACACTTGGCGTCCATCTGCGAGTTTGCACTCCTGAGTGGTGTCAACGCAGTCACAAGAGGCGGGGACTGGTGAGCCCCAGTCTGAAGGTCCGTTGATCAGTCCACAACACTTTGCCTGCACTTCCAGTTTCTGCATGAACGTCTGGAATTCAGCCGACTGGTTCCTCAGTGGTAGCAGCTTCTCCATCAACTGCTTCAACCGTTCGTCAATCTTCTTCACTCCGACAGCTCCCAGGATTCCAGCGATCACCAGGAGAGTGAAGATGAGGAGCAGCCCGACGAAGAACAGCATGAGCATGACGCGGCTTTCCCTGATGGCTCCAAAGCAGCCCAGGAAGCCCAGCACCATGATGATGGTACCGACGGCTATCAGCAGGTTTACCCCCGGTACCACCTGCCCGAACGCATTTCCAATGCTCCCTTTGAGGTAGATGGAGACCCCAAGAATGATGCATCCACTCATCCAGAACAGTAGGTTGAAGAGGAAGAGCAGGTACTTGACACACTTGTTCACAGCCATCTTCTAACCTTCCAGCAGCCAGGCAAGACGTGATGTGACAGAGCGACTTGAAGATGTacggtgtgtgagagtgtgtgtgccgGATCTTTCACCGGCCACCTAGTAAAAACAAAACCTCCCAAAGCTGTAGGTGTGGTTACTGACTTCTCATTCCAGGAACCTACTGCTAGACTACTTCAACAAAGTCTGAGCGGTGAGCTCTGCTTGAGGCTGTTAGATTAAAAACACACGATTATGAAAATACTTCAGTTGTATCCTGTATGATGTGCAAATATCTTTTAGCATGCCCTGAAGACTCTCCTCTTGCAAACGGTTCAGGTTAATCATGACAAACCAGCCTCCACCTGAACAGTTTATTTCCCCGTGCTGTgtccctcaccagcctccacctGAACAGTTTATTTCCCCGTGCTGTgtccctcaccagcctccacctGAACAGTTTATTTCCCCGTGCTGTGTCCCTCACCAGCCTCTACCTGAACAGTTTATTTCCCCGTGCTGTgtccctcaccagcctccacctGAACAGTTTATTTCCCCGTGCTGTgtccctcaccagcctccacctGAACAGTTTATTTCCCTGTGCTGTGTTCCTCACCACCCTCCACCTGGTCCATAGAGACTTAAGGACTATGTACTCTATGCTGCACACTgtatcaagccatctctgaagtGCACATATAATAACTgcactatatcaaatcaaatcaaattttattggccacatgcgccgactacaacaggtgcagacattacagtgaaatgcttacttacagcccttaaccaacagtgcatttatttttaataaaaaagtagaataaaacaacaaaaaagtgttgagaaaaaaagagcagaagtcaaataaaataacagtagggaggctatatatacaggggggtaccggtgcagagtcaatgtgcgggggcaccggctagtcgaggtagttgaagtaatatgtacatgtgggtagagttaaagtgattaacagagtagcagcagtgtaaaaagatgtgttgggggggcagtgcaaaaagtccgggtagccatgattagctgttcaggagtcttatggcttgggggcagaagctgttgagaagacttttggacctagacttggcactccggtaccaacTGCGCTTGgttcatctgaacacaacactgTATATGAACCTATCATTGCactagtggcgcagcggtctaaggcactgcatctcagtgcttgaggtgtcactacagaccccctggttcgattccaggctgtatcacaaccggccgtgattgggagtcccatagggcggcgcagcgtcgtccgggtttggccggtgtaggccgtcattgtaaataagaatttgttcttaactgacttgcctagttaaataaaaataaataaactaggTTACAGAGCATCACTACCTCTGCATATAGATAATTATATATTATTCTGGAGGCGGCTCTGCAGATTGGtaactagctggcacagccacaaagtcataaaatctgattttaaacctgaccttaaccctaaccttaaccactctgcTAACCAtaattcctaaccctaaccttaaattgaGACCAAAAAAAGAatacatttttacaatatagccaattttgactttgcagctgacacatctagtggaaatcgctcagttctgccaccaggacaagactcatcccaataaatgTCCACCTGCAAAGATGTCTTTCACAGAACCGTATCTTTTCGCAGAACCGtttcaccaagtaacattctgagtatgtgtAAATGTAAAGGCagataaaggtgattctgattctgaaaaAAATGTCATAGAACACACAAAGTCCAAAAGTTCTAAAGTAATTGCCATGGACTGAATCAATAACAGTTGGTGGTATTAATGCAAATCGCATGGGGTGGAAGCTATTGAAGAGAAGAGGTCTCTGAACAAAGTCAAATTGGTTCGAGATCTCTATGTCATGCAATAATAGGTATTGCGGTTTTAAGGCGGTGCCTTAACCCTCGGAGCGGCGGTTGCGCAACATTTTAGCTACAAAAGGAAATAAACAAGCCGTATAACTTGTTCACTATCATCAGCtgatttagaatatgtgatttatatatttatatatttacagCACGTTCCTTTGAAGAGGTATTGATGAGCAAAGTCTGAATCTTTAATATAAAAGCTAAATGTAGTTTAGTCACACCGAAACAACAACTCTGTGTTCTGTGAagggtagcacacacacacacacacacgcacacgcacgcacgcacgcacacacacacaaaccagacagacagaacatatTAATCAGACTCTTAAAGCTGAGATCCACGATAGGCAAAACAGTGCCGCTGGCCATCCCAggcacatttgtttttgttttgaggtaatgaggcacgcacacacacacacacacacacactgtggtaaAAAAAATGGTAGTGCGTACTCTACTGTTCTATCCAGCGTGCAATGATGTGCAATGACGTCTGAGGGGAAAACACAGCGTTGGTTGAAGTAatgtctttgttgttgtaatatcgctgACGGACTTGGCAGTTTCACCGCTATGGATTCCACCTTTAAGAAATAAATAATGTTaataatcaaatgaatcaaatcaccGGGAAGCTGTAGAGTGAAGCTGTGAATTTGTGTGTTTAGTGACGTGGGCGGTGGTGTTGGCGGGTTCTTCGGATTGGGGGAGTGATGTTTTAAtagttgggtctctctctctctccctctccctccctccctccccatcctccctccctccctccctccctctcgacCTTCTGTGTGTAGATTGCTTCATAATCCATGCCacaaattactgaggataatagagAACGATATTGCcaatcctatttgccatatcttcaatttaagcctactagaaagtgtgtgccctcaggcctggagggaagcaaaagttattcccctacctaaggatAGTAatgccccctttactggctctaatagccgaccaatcagcctgttaccaacccttagtaaactttaggaaaaaatggtgtttgaccagatacaatgctaagttactgtaaacaaattgacaacagactttcagcacacttatacaGGAGGACATTCACCAAGCACGGCacttgatgataaaaagatttggggggagctgttttgttagacttcagtgcggcttttgacattatcgatcacagcctgctgctggaaaaacgtatgggttatggctttacaccccctgctatattgtggataaagagttacctgtctaacagaacacagagggtgttctttaatggaagcctctccaacaaaatccaggtagaatcgggaattccccagggcagctgtctaggccccttaattGTTTCAATCTTtgctaatgacatgccactggctttgagtaaagccagtgtgtctatgtatgtggatgactcaacactatacaggtcagctactacagtgagtgAAATGACTGCAACGCTTAACagagagctgcagttagtttcagaatgggtggcaaggaatacgtttgtcctaaatatttcaaaaactaaaagcattgtatttgggacaaatcgttcactaaaccctaaacctcatctaaatcttgtaataaataatgtagaaattgagcaagttgaggtgactaaactgcttggagtaaccctggatggtaaactgtcatggtcaaaacatgttgatacaaaaGTAGCTAAGAtgtggagaagtctgtccataataaagcactggactactgttcagtcgtgtggtcaggtgccacaaagagggacctcggaaaattacaattggctcagaacagggcagcacggctggcccttaaatgtacacggagagctaacattaataatatgcatgtaaatctctcatggctcaaagtggaggagagattgacttcatcactacttattTTTGGaagaagtgttgacatgttgaatgcaccgaggtgtctgtttaaactactggtacacagctcggacacccatgcataccccacaagacatgccaccaacaCAAATATCTATGGGTCTCCTCCATCACCTCCTTTACCATCTCTGCCACTTCGCCCTATGTCCCctccccccccatctctcccttctctcccccttctcctctctctgtccccaccaCCCAGTGCCAGCTGGATCAGGATGATCAACATTGTGATTGGataactgctctctctctctctctctatcacacacaccGTTGTCAATTCCCTTGGCAACAAATGCTAATTTACAGCCAATGATGTTAATTTGAATCTCTCAGAtagagagtggcgcagtggtctaaggcactgcatcgcagtgctagctgtgccactagagatcctggtttgaatccaggctctgtcgtagccggccgcgaccgggagacccatggggcggcgcacagttggcccagcgtcgtccagggtaggggagggaatggccggcagggatgtagctcagttggtagagcatggcgtttgcaatgccagggttgtgggttcgattcccacgggggccagtatgaaaaatatgaaaataatgtatgcactcactaactgtaagtcgctctggataagagcgtctgctaaatgatgaaaatgtaaTGAACGGGAGAGAGAATTCCATGTAATACTGAGCCATCTCATAGTAgacatttacattaacatttacatcatttagtagacgctcttatccagagcgacttacaaattgaccCTGCTGGTGAGACTCATTTGAATGCATTGTAAAGAGGATAACCCTTTAACATATGCGCTTCAACTGTAGCTGTAAGTACCGCGTGGATGTATACTTTACCCTTATTTCATCGGGTAAATTGACTGAGAATACATTCTAATTGACATCatcaacctggggaatagttacaggggagaggagggggggatgaacgagccaattggaagctggggatgattaggtggtcatgatggtatgagggccagattggaattaagccaggacaccggggttaacacccctactcttacaataagtgccatgagtgcctgaaagacggcaccctacacagggcaatgtccccaagcATTGGGATAAGTTTTAttccagaggaaagagtgcctcctactggcctggccctccaacaccacctccagcagcatctggtctcccatccagggactgaccaggaccgaccctgcttagcgcagcatctggtctcccatccagggactgaccaggaccgaccctgcttagcgcagcatctggtctcccatccagggactgaccaggaccgACCCTGCTTAGAGCAGCaactggtctcccatccagggactgaccaggaccgaccctgcttagcgcagcatctggtctcccatccagggactgaccaggaccgaccctgcttagagcagcatctggtctcccatccagggactgaccaggaccagCCCTGCTTAgcgcagcatctggtctcccatccagggactgaccaggaccgaccctgcttagcgcagcatctggtctcccatccagggactgaccaggaccgaccctgcttagcgcagcatctggtctcccatccag from Coregonus clupeaformis isolate EN_2021a chromosome 17, ASM2061545v1, whole genome shotgun sequence includes these protein-coding regions:
- the LOC121542310 gene encoding tetraspanin-8-like, producing MAVNKCVKYLLFLFNLLFWMSGCIILGVSIYLKGSIGNAFGQVVPGVNLLIAVGTIIMVLGFLGCFGAIRESRVMLMLFFVGLLLIFTLLVIAGILGAVGVKKIDERLKQLMEKLLPLRNQSAEFQTFMQKLEVQAKCCGLINGPSDWGSPVPASCDCVDTTQECKLADGRQVYLKPCIKLVTSVMVKGAFVTLGIAFGIAVLLIFGMAFAMTLYCQIGNMYTTLS